In the genome of Nocardia terpenica, one region contains:
- a CDS encoding serine hydrolase domain-containing protein, with protein MHGWTKSVAATVIAVVAMVMGLAASAANAEGDGMKHCAAVDGRVPQTATPEEVGLDAAALRRAIAFAADSTRLTVRVFRNNCLIASGPTGDRFGGMPWNMWSSTKSVVSIATGIAADEKRLRLDDPIDAYLPAGLGDSAHRAITIRSLLTETSGIRVAVASEGITGLPHLDPNVVAQAMGMPIESPQGAVWQYSQRAVDLLAYVVQRAVGEDFQAYVQRKLFDPLGIERGDYYWGRDRSGNTYGYAHLVLPADDFAKIGLLLADHGDWHGIRVLSAEYLAEASKPTAANPCYGYLFVVNGPECGVYFPGLPPDAIQMSGMMRQDNFIVPSLGLLVSWTGVTVPGSSLGFPHEVLRGVAAAFRSPRLPDGGPYVPQPDISLADPMISNPDATLSALGLGPDAYPGCGPTSCLGKPLYPPFADWPPGCYIIGCTGTDPRTPGIR; from the coding sequence GTGCACGGCTGGACGAAAAGCGTTGCCGCGACGGTGATCGCGGTCGTCGCGATGGTGATGGGCCTCGCCGCGTCCGCGGCGAATGCCGAGGGTGACGGGATGAAACATTGTGCGGCCGTGGACGGCCGGGTGCCGCAGACCGCCACACCCGAAGAGGTCGGGCTGGATGCGGCCGCGCTGCGGCGGGCGATCGCCTTCGCGGCGGATTCGACCCGGTTGACCGTGCGGGTGTTCCGGAACAACTGCCTGATCGCCTCGGGGCCCACCGGCGATCGGTTCGGCGGGATGCCGTGGAACATGTGGAGCAGCACCAAGAGCGTGGTATCGATCGCGACGGGGATCGCCGCCGACGAGAAGCGGCTGCGGCTCGACGATCCGATCGATGCCTATCTGCCTGCGGGACTGGGTGATTCGGCGCATCGGGCGATCACCATCCGCAGCCTGCTGACCGAGACGTCGGGTATCCGGGTCGCGGTGGCGTCCGAGGGGATCACGGGATTGCCGCATCTGGATCCGAATGTGGTGGCGCAGGCGATGGGAATGCCGATCGAATCGCCGCAGGGGGCGGTGTGGCAGTACAGCCAGCGCGCGGTCGATCTGCTCGCCTACGTGGTGCAGCGGGCGGTGGGGGAGGACTTCCAGGCGTACGTGCAGCGAAAGCTGTTCGATCCGTTGGGGATCGAGCGCGGCGACTACTACTGGGGCCGCGATCGCAGCGGAAACACCTACGGCTACGCGCATCTCGTGCTGCCCGCCGACGACTTCGCCAAGATCGGCCTGCTGCTCGCCGATCACGGTGACTGGCACGGCATTCGGGTCCTGTCGGCCGAATACCTGGCGGAGGCGTCCAAGCCCACCGCCGCCAATCCGTGCTACGGATACCTGTTCGTGGTCAACGGCCCGGAGTGCGGCGTCTACTTCCCGGGTCTGCCCCCGGACGCGATCCAGATGTCGGGAATGATGCGCCAGGACAACTTCATCGTGCCCAGCCTCGGGCTGCTGGTGAGCTGGACCGGGGTGACGGTGCCCGGCAGCTCGCTGGGCTTCCCGCACGAGGTGCTGCGCGGGGTCGCCGCCGCCTTCCGCAGCCCGCGCCTTCCCGACGGCGGACCCTATGTGCCGCAACCGGATATCAGCCTGGCCGACCCGATGATCTCCAACCCCGACGCCACCCTCTCCGCCCTCGGCCTCGGCCCCGACGCCTACCCCGGCTGCGGCCCCACCTCCTGCCTCGGCAAGCCGCTGTACCCGCCGTTCGCGGACTGGCCGCCGGGCTGCTACATCATCGGCTGCACGGGGACGGACCCGCGAACGCCCGGAATCCGTTGA
- a CDS encoding sodium:solute symporter family protein, producing MNTAVVVALAGMVVIAAVGLLGRRTPAVDLAEWSVAGRRFGAVTMWFLQAGETFTTFAFLGLAGLAFSGGVAVTYALPYTPLACVAWYFIGPRLWRLGRRHGYLTQADFYEHRYDSKALGTLVALSSVLFTLPYLQVQLTGLGLIIELVTGDSGSGVWAEVTGTVLTAAFVLWSGLRGTAATSYLKDALMLAAVAIVAVAVPLHFTGGIGHTFGEITRLHPAMLTLHAGPNDQVWWITSMLASFLGSAFFTLPALWPPLLSARSARSLRRNWMMLPLYQIVLIFPIVIGFAAILVLPRGASANGALLTLAGRALPPWLLGLIAVAGASAAMVPASVMVLAMSSNLARNVIRVRGPRARLLTNHGAVLLILASALILDLIRPNALANLLLITFSGLIQFAPGLAAGLTERPLLSKAAVLGGILAGEAFVVWATFWKIDLANVNAGLPALGLNIAVAAMIEAAVRISRQSSTPDRPHPHPPAARATSAPTNRNAVASSTAPSRNTATNCRVTRTT from the coding sequence GTGAATACCGCCGTAGTCGTCGCGCTCGCGGGGATGGTGGTGATCGCGGCGGTAGGTTTGCTGGGTCGCCGCACGCCCGCCGTCGACCTCGCCGAATGGTCCGTCGCCGGAAGGCGATTCGGCGCGGTCACCATGTGGTTCCTGCAAGCCGGGGAGACCTTCACCACCTTCGCCTTCCTCGGCCTCGCGGGCCTGGCGTTCTCCGGCGGCGTCGCCGTCACCTATGCCCTGCCCTATACCCCGCTGGCGTGCGTCGCCTGGTATTTCATCGGGCCGCGGCTGTGGCGGCTGGGGCGGCGGCACGGGTACCTCACCCAGGCCGATTTCTACGAGCATCGCTACGACAGCAAGGCGCTGGGCACGCTGGTGGCGCTCTCGTCGGTGCTGTTCACGCTGCCGTATCTGCAGGTGCAGCTCACCGGGCTCGGGCTGATCATCGAATTGGTCACCGGCGACAGCGGTTCCGGTGTCTGGGCCGAGGTCACCGGGACGGTGCTGACGGCCGCGTTCGTGCTGTGGTCGGGCCTGCGCGGGACCGCGGCCACCTCGTATCTGAAGGATGCGCTGATGCTCGCCGCGGTGGCGATCGTGGCGGTGGCGGTGCCGCTGCATTTCACCGGCGGCATCGGGCACACCTTCGGCGAGATCACCCGCCTGCATCCGGCGATGCTGACCCTGCACGCCGGGCCGAACGATCAGGTGTGGTGGATCACCAGCATGCTGGCCAGTTTCCTCGGCAGCGCCTTCTTCACGCTGCCGGCGCTGTGGCCCCCGTTGCTGTCGGCCCGCAGCGCGCGCAGCCTGCGCCGCAACTGGATGATGCTGCCGCTGTACCAGATTGTTCTGATCTTTCCGATCGTCATCGGCTTCGCCGCCATCCTGGTACTGCCCCGGGGCGCATCGGCCAATGGCGCGCTGCTGACGCTGGCGGGGCGGGCGCTGCCGCCGTGGCTGCTCGGGCTGATCGCGGTGGCGGGTGCGTCGGCGGCCATGGTGCCCGCGTCGGTCATGGTGCTGGCCATGTCGTCGAATCTGGCGCGCAATGTGATTCGCGTCCGCGGCCCGCGCGCCCGGCTGCTGACCAATCACGGCGCGGTCCTGCTGATCCTGGCATCGGCACTGATCCTGGACCTGATCCGGCCGAACGCGCTCGCCAATCTGTTGCTGATCACCTTCAGCGGCCTGATCCAATTCGCCCCGGGCCTGGCGGCGGGCCTCACCGAGCGCCCGCTGCTGAGCAAGGCGGCCGTCCTCGGCGGCATCCTCGCCGGGGAGGCGTTCGTCGTGTGGGCGACCTTCTGGAAGATCGACCTGGCAAACGTGAACGCGGGCCTGCCCGCCCTCGGGCTCAATATCGCGGTCGCGGCGATGATCGAAGCGGCGGTGCGGATTTCGCGTCAGTCGAGTACGCCCGACCGCCCACACCCGCATCCCCCGGCCGCCCGCGCAACCAGCGCCCCCACCAACCGCAACGCGGTAGCCTCATCCACCGCCCCGTCCCGCAACACGGCCACCAACTGCCGAGTCACCCGGACCACATAA
- a CDS encoding ParB/RepB/Spo0J family partition protein — MQGNDGRQGSCVVSQQKSASCLVPISSLLPADSPRSKGEDDGHVRLLAESNAVLPPILVHRSTLRVIDGMHRLRAARLLGRTAIEVEFFDGSRDDAFVRAVEANVTHGLPLSLPDRKAAAERILAAHPEWSNRVIAGITGLADTTIGAIRRRPTSGFQQSDTRVGVDGRIRPLSGAAGRLRARDIIVARPEASLREIAEAAGISPETARDVRRRMRRGDDPLPNRMRDAKSQSALSRRRPVTPTAMNLEIALDKLRRDPSLRFSKAGRSLLQWLGVHQIDPDNSKDFLRAIPPHCTATVAELARGCAEKWAQIAEELDEQS, encoded by the coding sequence ATGCAGGGCAACGACGGCCGGCAGGGCAGTTGCGTTGTGTCGCAACAGAAATCGGCGTCGTGCCTGGTACCGATCAGCTCGCTGCTACCCGCGGACTCCCCGCGATCGAAGGGTGAGGACGACGGGCACGTGCGCCTGCTCGCCGAGTCGAATGCGGTCCTGCCCCCGATCCTCGTCCATCGCAGTACCCTGCGCGTGATCGACGGCATGCATCGGCTGCGCGCGGCCCGGCTGCTCGGCAGAACCGCCATCGAGGTCGAGTTCTTCGACGGCAGCCGCGACGACGCGTTCGTCCGGGCGGTCGAGGCCAATGTCACGCACGGACTTCCGCTGTCGCTACCGGATCGTAAGGCGGCGGCCGAGCGCATCCTCGCCGCGCACCCCGAGTGGTCCAATCGGGTCATCGCCGGAATCACCGGGCTCGCCGACACCACGATCGGTGCCATTCGGCGCCGTCCAACCTCAGGATTCCAGCAGTCGGACACCCGGGTCGGCGTGGACGGGCGGATCCGCCCGCTCAGTGGCGCCGCGGGCCGGCTCCGGGCCCGCGACATCATCGTCGCCCGCCCGGAGGCATCCCTGCGCGAGATCGCCGAGGCGGCGGGCATTTCCCCGGAGACCGCCCGCGATGTGCGCCGGCGAATGCGTCGAGGCGACGACCCGCTGCCGAACCGAATGCGCGACGCGAAGTCGCAATCGGCATTGTCTCGGCGTCGGCCGGTCACACCGACGGCCATGAATCTCGAGATCGCCCTGGACAAACTGCGCCGAGACCCCTCGCTGAGATTCTCGAAAGCGGGCCGATCCCTGCTGCAGTGGCTCGGCGTCCATCAGATCGATCCGGACAATTCGAAAGATTTCCTGCGGGCGATTCCGCCGCACTGCACCGCCACCGTCGCCGAGTTGGCCCGGGGATGCGCGGAAAAGTGGGCGCAGATCGCCGAGGAACTCGACGAGCAGTCCTAG
- a CDS encoding amidohydrolase family protein, translated as MSDSARIDVHQHILPPSYRQTVERLGLDAGGWPIPPWSTEAALAMMDGRGMATGMLSVSAPGTHTGDDAQAREISRAANEFTAELVKDRPDRFGQFASLPLPDVDGAVAEAVYALDVLHADGVVLMANARGRYLGDPAFEPLWAELNARAAVIFIHPTEMPLPMLPGLPAPVTDFPFDTTRTAVDLARARVLSRHPQLKIILSHAGGALPYLASRIAIASEAIGTHTPAADTMSELRRFYFDTALSASPTALPSLTAFADHDHILYGSDWPFAADPMGTIFDDNLDSYFGWDAGQLTAVNRGNAEKLFPRLAG; from the coding sequence ATGTCCGATTCCGCACGTATCGACGTTCACCAGCACATCCTTCCGCCGAGCTATCGGCAGACGGTGGAGCGCCTCGGCCTCGACGCGGGCGGGTGGCCGATCCCGCCGTGGAGCACCGAGGCCGCGCTGGCGATGATGGACGGGCGCGGCATGGCGACGGGCATGCTGTCGGTGAGCGCCCCCGGCACGCACACCGGCGACGACGCCCAGGCCCGCGAAATCTCCCGCGCCGCCAACGAATTCACCGCCGAGCTGGTCAAGGATCGGCCGGATCGGTTCGGGCAGTTCGCGAGCCTGCCGCTGCCGGATGTGGACGGCGCGGTCGCCGAGGCGGTCTACGCGCTGGACGTGCTGCATGCCGACGGCGTGGTGCTGATGGCCAACGCGCGCGGCCGCTACCTGGGCGACCCGGCGTTCGAGCCGCTGTGGGCCGAGCTGAACGCCAGGGCCGCGGTCATTTTCATCCACCCGACCGAGATGCCGCTGCCGATGCTGCCCGGCCTACCCGCGCCGGTCACCGACTTCCCGTTCGACACCACCCGCACCGCGGTCGACCTGGCGCGCGCCCGGGTGCTGTCCCGCCATCCGCAACTGAAGATCATCCTCTCGCACGCGGGCGGCGCCCTGCCGTATCTGGCGTCCCGCATCGCGATCGCGTCGGAGGCCATCGGCACCCACACCCCGGCCGCGGACACCATGTCGGAGCTGCGCCGCTTCTACTTCGACACCGCCCTGTCCGCCAGCCCCACCGCCCTCCCGTCCCTGACGGCCTTCGCCGACCACGACCACATCCTGTACGGCAGCGACTGGCCCTTCGCCGCCGACCCGATGGGCACCATCTTCGACGACAACCTCGACTCGTACTTCGGTTGGGACGCAGGCCAACTCACCGCCGTCAACCGAGGCAATGCGGAGAAGTTGTTCCCGCGGCTGGCGGGGTAA
- the lysA gene encoding diaminopimelate decarboxylase: MTLLEIFPSLRSGMPSPRLATSVWPCETHYDDLGRITVAGVALADIADQYGTPTYVLDETEVRRRCQAYRKHFPDAEIIYAAKALMTKSMARWVTEEGLSVDVCSAGELAIALAAGVDPERIVLHGSGKPFAELEAAVAAGVGRIVLDSLTEVTLLSALATRPQKVLLRLSPDIDVHGHPAVKTGVLDQKFGFPIGSAQAAEAVERILRQPTLRLVGFHCHLGSQISNPDYYGEGVRRMVAEMARVHREHGHLMTELDLGGGHAVAYRCGDPEMNLPELADIVEDALDAACARHHFPRPHIAMEPGRAIAARAGVTLYRVMTIKHIEGGRTFVIVDGGMNDNPRVALYGARYDAVVANRHPTGAHMTATVAGRYCEAGDILAHDVSLPADLRPGEVLAIPCTGAYHHSLASSYNGVGRPPIVAVHEGRCQQILRRETPADLLSRDLG, translated from the coding sequence GTGACGCTGCTCGAGATATTTCCGTCTCTGCGGTCGGGAATGCCGTCCCCGCGTCTGGCCACGTCGGTCTGGCCGTGCGAAACCCACTACGACGACCTCGGACGCATCACCGTCGCCGGCGTGGCCCTGGCCGACATCGCGGACCAGTACGGCACGCCCACCTACGTCCTGGACGAGACGGAGGTGCGCCGGCGCTGCCAGGCTTACCGTAAGCACTTCCCGGACGCCGAGATCATCTACGCGGCCAAGGCACTGATGACCAAGTCGATGGCCCGCTGGGTCACCGAGGAGGGCCTGTCGGTCGATGTGTGCTCCGCCGGTGAGCTGGCCATCGCGCTGGCCGCCGGGGTGGATCCGGAACGAATCGTGTTGCACGGCAGCGGTAAGCCGTTCGCCGAGCTGGAGGCTGCGGTGGCCGCCGGGGTCGGCCGGATCGTGCTCGACTCGCTCACCGAGGTCACGCTGCTGTCGGCGCTGGCCACCAGGCCGCAGAAGGTGCTGCTGCGGCTGTCGCCGGATATCGACGTGCACGGGCACCCGGCGGTGAAAACCGGTGTGCTGGACCAGAAGTTCGGCTTCCCGATCGGCAGCGCGCAGGCCGCCGAGGCGGTGGAGCGGATTCTGCGGCAGCCGACGCTGCGCCTGGTCGGGTTCCACTGCCACCTGGGCTCGCAGATCTCCAACCCCGACTACTACGGGGAGGGGGTGCGCCGCATGGTGGCCGAGATGGCCCGGGTGCACCGCGAGCACGGCCACCTGATGACCGAGCTCGACCTCGGCGGCGGGCACGCGGTGGCCTACCGGTGCGGGGATCCGGAGATGAACCTGCCCGAGCTCGCCGACATCGTCGAGGACGCCCTCGACGCCGCCTGCGCGCGCCACCATTTCCCGCGCCCGCACATCGCGATGGAACCGGGCCGCGCCATCGCCGCCCGGGCCGGAGTGACGCTGTACCGGGTCATGACGATCAAGCACATCGAGGGCGGGCGCACGTTCGTGATCGTGGACGGCGGCATGAACGACAACCCGCGCGTCGCGCTGTACGGCGCCCGCTACGACGCCGTCGTCGCGAACCGGCACCCCACCGGCGCGCACATGACCGCCACGGTGGCGGGCCGCTACTGCGAGGCGGGCGACATCCTCGCCCACGACGTGAGCCTGCCCGCCGACCTGCGCCCCGGCGAGGTCCTGGCCATCCCGTGCACCGGCGCCTACCACCACAGCCTGGCCTCCTCCTACAACGGCGTCGGCCGCCCCCCGATCGTCGCCGTCCACGAGGGCCGCTGCCAGCAAATCCTCCGCCGCGAAACCCCCGCCGACCTCCTCTCCCGCGACCTGGGCTGA
- a CDS encoding MarR family winged helix-turn-helix transcriptional regulator yields MDAGDKDDFEELARAADALFLTMRQARSAALGADQLSLSQQALLEPLIEERALPVGALAAAAGVSVPTATRMLKQLEAKGTVTRTRSAQDERRVLIALTPQGNRQISAVRAQRRELQSRGYAEFTPTERRDLARQLRRLAAIVRSQMPPPPDAV; encoded by the coding sequence GTGGATGCGGGCGACAAGGACGACTTCGAGGAGCTGGCGCGCGCGGCCGACGCGCTGTTTCTGACCATGCGGCAGGCCCGCTCGGCCGCCCTCGGCGCCGATCAGCTGTCGCTGTCCCAGCAGGCCCTGCTCGAGCCGCTCATCGAGGAGCGGGCGCTCCCGGTGGGCGCCCTCGCGGCCGCGGCCGGGGTCAGCGTGCCGACCGCCACCCGCATGCTCAAACAGCTCGAGGCCAAGGGCACCGTCACCCGCACCCGCTCCGCGCAGGACGAGCGCCGCGTCCTGATCGCCCTCACCCCCCAGGGCAACCGCCAGATCTCCGCGGTCCGCGCCCAACGCCGCGAACTCCAGTCCCGCGGCTACGCCGAATTCACCCCCACCGAACGCCGCGACCTAGCCCGCCAACTCCGCCGCCTCGCCGCCATAGTCCGCTCCCAAATGCCACCACCTCCGGACGCGGTGTGA
- a CDS encoding serine hydrolase domain-containing protein: MSADFEKTLADDVARWRTAHRLPSLTVAVARHDVVLAAAATGFADAEQRIPVSRDSAYRIGSITKTFTAVLALRLVERQLLDLNAPVRHYLPATSFGQVPLRMLLAHCGGIQREVPIDMWESMRGPSEPEFREALSRVEMVAEPGQRWQYSNLGYATLGAIIEHVTGRPCAELITETLLTPLGLSQTSWTPPEEAVVGYRLDPFADAFHREPVMDMRAIAVLGQLWSTPGDLLRWGNALIGAEPEVVPASVVDAMHTLQVMVDTRAWTRGWGLGLILDRRDDHVLAGHTGSVPGFQASLATDRDSGIVVVACTNATRGIVLSELTAELADRAAALHPPTTAPVFEPAPPCPEEIRDILGRWWSEGEETIFTWRHDGLHAHLADDPDNTDSRFVAEAPDNYRTVEGRYQGERLIVTRGASEIRMHWLTYPFTRSPR, encoded by the coding sequence ATGAGCGCCGACTTCGAGAAGACGCTGGCCGACGACGTCGCCCGGTGGCGCACCGCGCACCGCCTGCCCAGCCTGACGGTGGCCGTCGCGCGGCACGACGTCGTCCTGGCCGCGGCCGCAACGGGTTTCGCCGACGCCGAACAGCGGATTCCGGTGAGCCGCGACAGCGCCTACCGGATCGGCTCGATCACCAAGACCTTCACCGCCGTCCTGGCCCTGCGGCTCGTCGAGCGGCAGCTGCTGGACCTGAACGCCCCGGTGCGGCACTACCTGCCCGCGACCTCGTTCGGGCAGGTGCCCCTGCGCATGCTGCTGGCCCACTGCGGCGGCATCCAGCGCGAGGTCCCCATCGACATGTGGGAGTCGATGCGCGGCCCGTCCGAACCCGAATTCCGCGAGGCGCTGTCCCGCGTGGAGATGGTGGCCGAGCCCGGGCAGCGCTGGCAGTACTCCAATCTCGGCTACGCCACCCTCGGCGCGATCATCGAACACGTCACCGGCCGCCCCTGCGCCGAGCTGATCACCGAGACGCTGCTGACCCCGCTGGGCCTGAGCCAGACCTCATGGACACCGCCGGAGGAGGCGGTCGTGGGCTACCGCCTCGATCCGTTCGCCGACGCCTTCCATCGCGAACCGGTCATGGATATGCGGGCCATCGCCGTCCTCGGCCAATTGTGGTCCACTCCGGGCGATCTGCTGCGCTGGGGCAATGCGCTGATCGGGGCCGAACCGGAGGTCGTGCCCGCCTCCGTCGTCGACGCCATGCACACCCTGCAGGTCATGGTCGACACCCGGGCGTGGACGAGAGGCTGGGGGCTGGGCCTCATCCTCGATCGCCGCGACGATCACGTGCTCGCGGGCCACACCGGGTCGGTGCCCGGCTTCCAGGCGTCGCTGGCCACCGACCGGGATTCCGGGATCGTGGTCGTCGCCTGCACCAATGCCACCCGCGGCATCGTCTTGTCCGAGCTCACCGCCGAGCTCGCCGACCGGGCGGCCGCCCTGCACCCGCCGACCACCGCGCCGGTCTTCGAACCGGCGCCGCCGTGCCCGGAGGAGATCCGGGATATCCTCGGCCGCTGGTGGTCCGAGGGCGAGGAGACCATCTTCACCTGGCGGCACGACGGCCTGCACGCCCACCTCGCCGACGATCCGGACAACACCGATTCCCGCTTCGTCGCCGAGGCGCCCGACAACTACCGGACGGTCGAAGGGCGGTACCAGGGTGAACGCCTGATCGTCACCCGCGGTGCGTCGGAGATCCGAATGCACTGGCTCACCTACCCGTTCACTCGTTCGCCACGATGA
- a CDS encoding helix-turn-helix domain-containing protein, with product MGQALRELNPQVSAAALFGAELRARRLACGRSLRELGQAVLVSGELLAKVEKAQRRPRPDLVQRLDAVLGARGALERLAAPLFTTADRPPARPPLLSPDSAEPRLRRVIDEVRAADHALASDRLAELTTFAGAAAAVDGSGLTAAAKLSLRRAVAEAQQLAGWMLFDRGDQPGAERMFTAARGAARQAGAADLVAYVLGPSAAYSNIWGGDPELGVERAYGSLAWARRSGNRRLAAFAAAVAARAHARLGEEELCRRMLGESESELNRHVATEPDPGWLSVFDEGTLVGYRGSCLFDLGKPREAIAELEREERAGSPLFVRNRIIWRLESAQAHLKLGELEPACAAIEKALDHAESGAVTPRVVRVFHAVDLRVRASRGVAATSERLRDFIVANE from the coding sequence ATGGGTCAGGCGCTTCGAGAGTTGAATCCGCAGGTTTCGGCCGCGGCGCTCTTCGGTGCGGAATTGCGGGCGCGGCGGCTGGCGTGCGGCCGGTCGCTGCGCGAACTGGGGCAGGCGGTCCTGGTCAGCGGCGAGCTGCTGGCCAAGGTGGAGAAGGCGCAGCGCCGCCCGCGCCCGGATCTGGTGCAGCGGCTCGATGCCGTGCTCGGCGCGCGGGGTGCGCTCGAGCGTCTGGCCGCACCGCTGTTCACCACCGCGGATCGGCCGCCGGCGCGCCCGCCGCTGCTGTCCCCCGACAGCGCCGAGCCCCGGCTACGGCGGGTGATCGACGAGGTGCGCGCGGCCGATCACGCCCTGGCGTCGGATCGGCTGGCCGAGCTGACCACCTTCGCCGGAGCCGCTGCCGCCGTGGACGGTTCGGGCCTGACGGCGGCGGCGAAGCTGTCGCTGCGGCGCGCGGTGGCCGAGGCCCAACAGCTCGCCGGATGGATGCTGTTCGACCGGGGCGACCAGCCGGGCGCCGAGCGGATGTTCACCGCCGCCCGGGGCGCGGCGCGCCAGGCCGGGGCCGCCGATCTCGTCGCGTATGTGCTCGGACCCAGCGCGGCGTATTCCAATATCTGGGGCGGTGATCCGGAGCTGGGTGTCGAGCGCGCGTACGGGTCGCTGGCGTGGGCGCGGCGCAGCGGCAATCGGAGGCTGGCGGCGTTCGCGGCCGCGGTGGCCGCCCGCGCCCATGCCCGGCTGGGCGAGGAGGAGCTGTGCCGCCGGATGCTCGGCGAGTCGGAATCGGAGCTGAACCGGCACGTGGCAACCGAACCCGACCCCGGCTGGCTGTCGGTGTTCGACGAGGGAACCCTGGTCGGGTACCGGGGGTCGTGCCTGTTCGATCTCGGCAAGCCACGGGAGGCGATCGCGGAGCTGGAGCGGGAGGAGCGGGCCGGATCGCCGCTGTTCGTGCGCAATCGCATCATCTGGCGGCTGGAGAGCGCCCAGGCGCACCTGAAGCTCGGCGAGCTCGAACCGGCGTGCGCCGCCATCGAGAAGGCGCTCGACCACGCCGAGTCCGGCGCGGTGACCCCGCGGGTGGTGCGGGTGTTCCATGCCGTCGACCTCCGGGTCCGGGCGAGCCGGGGCGTGGCCGCCACCTCGGAGCGGCTGCGGGATTTCATCGTGGCGAACGAGTGA
- a CDS encoding class I adenylate-forming enzyme family protein — MTTSSAAETTMVRVALTAFAQRRQQVAITHAGGDSTYGELLDRTYRLARALGAQGLKRGDVIALATGAHPDTFALRFAANALGCATTVLYDDLAPAVLVEMLRTVGAAAAVFRPDHDADRILAAVKQVPGTAALALGDHPDAVNLAKAAAAESGEPVEIQARPEDLASIRLTGGSTGTPKGIPHTAVAPAYFAPDVLPGFAMTQLLCTAIGHLGGTIAEVVLAAGGRVVLQENGFDPGDVLAAIEREKIQYVWMHPAMLHRLLDHPGLASTDTSSLRSLTIAGAPSTPERIAQALRRFGPIITQGYGTFEFGQITLLSPEEHQRPELLTTVGRPVPGVQVSIRDREGQPLGIGATGEIWVRGSGLTSGVMSGYYKRPDLTAQVIRDGWYITGDLGFFDTDGYLSVVGRSKDVILARDKVHPVQVENVLHRHPHIQQAVVFGVTNGVDNDEKVGAAIVPTPPQHDLSTDDVADWVRSELGGAYAPEVVLILPEIPIVGSGKPDRAGLQRMARTVPRSDLD; from the coding sequence ATGACGACGAGCTCTGCAGCCGAGACAACGATGGTCCGCGTCGCCCTTACGGCGTTTGCGCAGCGCCGCCAGCAGGTGGCGATCACTCATGCGGGTGGTGATTCGACCTATGGTGAACTGCTCGACCGCACTTACCGTTTGGCACGCGCCCTCGGCGCCCAGGGACTGAAGCGCGGTGATGTGATCGCGCTGGCGACAGGCGCCCATCCGGATACCTTCGCGCTGCGGTTCGCGGCCAATGCGCTCGGCTGCGCCACCACCGTTCTCTACGACGATCTGGCACCGGCGGTACTGGTGGAGATGCTGCGCACCGTTGGTGCGGCGGCGGCCGTCTTCCGGCCCGATCACGATGCCGACCGGATACTGGCGGCCGTGAAACAGGTGCCGGGCACCGCGGCTCTGGCGCTCGGGGATCACCCTGATGCGGTGAATCTGGCGAAGGCGGCCGCGGCCGAGTCCGGTGAGCCGGTCGAGATCCAGGCCCGCCCCGAGGATCTGGCCTCGATTCGACTCACCGGCGGCAGCACCGGGACGCCGAAGGGAATTCCCCACACCGCCGTCGCGCCTGCCTATTTCGCCCCGGACGTGCTACCCGGCTTCGCCATGACGCAACTGCTGTGCACGGCCATCGGACATCTCGGAGGGACGATAGCCGAGGTAGTTCTGGCCGCAGGCGGGCGTGTGGTGTTGCAGGAGAACGGATTCGACCCCGGCGATGTACTGGCGGCAATCGAGCGAGAGAAGATCCAGTACGTCTGGATGCATCCGGCCATGTTGCACCGGCTGCTGGACCACCCCGGCCTGGCATCCACCGACACGTCCAGCCTGCGTTCGCTCACGATCGCCGGCGCGCCCAGCACACCCGAGCGGATAGCGCAGGCGCTGAGGCGTTTCGGGCCGATCATCACCCAGGGATACGGGACATTCGAATTCGGGCAGATCACCCTGCTCAGCCCCGAGGAGCACCAGCGGCCGGAATTGCTGACGACCGTCGGCCGTCCGGTGCCCGGCGTGCAGGTGAGCATCCGCGACCGCGAGGGGCAACCGCTCGGCATCGGGGCCACCGGTGAGATCTGGGTGCGCGGAAGCGGTTTGACGAGCGGTGTGATGTCCGGCTACTACAAGCGCCCGGACCTCACCGCCCAGGTAATCCGTGACGGCTGGTACATCACCGGCGACCTCGGATTCTTCGACACCGATGGATATCTCAGCGTTGTCGGCCGCAGCAAGGACGTCATCCTTGCGCGCGACAAGGTACACCCGGTCCAGGTGGAGAACGTACTGCACCGGCATCCACACATCCAGCAGGCCGTCGTCTTCGGCGTCACGAACGGTGTCGACAACGACGAAAAGGTGGGTGCCGCAATTGTTCCCACGCCCCCACAGCACGATCTGTCGACCGACGACGTGGCCGACTGGGTTCGCTCCGAACTGGGTGGAGCATACGCGCCCGAAGTGGTGCTGATCCTGCCCGAGATTCCCATTGTCGGCAGTGGCAAGCCCGACCGCGCCGGATTGCAACGCATGGCCAGGACCGTACCAAGATCCGATTTAGACTGA